One part of the Mesotoga sp. BH458_6_3_2_1 genome encodes these proteins:
- a CDS encoding nucleotidyltransferase family protein, giving the protein MNTLEDILSKLSGKLVELKEEYKVKTIGVFGSYARNSYTESSDVDILVDFEQTPDLFEFIRLKNNLASLLEKRVDLVTRNALRKDYEDRVLCEVKYIS; this is encoded by the coding sequence ATGAATACCCTGGAAGATATTCTTTCAAAGCTCTCCGGGAAGCTGGTTGAGCTGAAAGAGGAGTACAAGGTGAAAACCATAGGAGTCTTTGGTTCCTACGCGAGAAACTCGTACACTGAAAGCAGTGACGTCGACATTCTTGTCGACTTCGAACAGACTCCCGATCTCTTCGAGTTCATAAGGCTTAAGAACAATCTCGCATCATTGCTTGAAAAACGGGTTGATCTGGTGACTCGCAATGCATTAAGAAAAGACTATGAAGATCGGGTCTTATGCGAGGTCAAATACATATCATGA
- the ribF gene encoding riboflavin biosynthesis protein RibF encodes MYAACIGNFDGVHLGHRAIMQRTVDLAEDLGLQSVAISIVYPWGYYFPNFPGIIYPVTHRLELILSSGIEKVMTANMSEIRYLEPEDYISNLIKQGVRVVVIGSDFTFGNGAKGNVSLLKKLSEERDFRVEIVPDAMHDNRRISSSWIREALAKGDITLANSLLGKNYTIRGIVYKDKQLGSKIGFPTANIYRGDERLVTPKSGVYIVRSLIDSRDYFGLLNVGFRPTVNTSEEVKYEVYFFNYSGNLYERKLELEVLEFIRPELKFESLDKLIEQIRHDEKVSRRWLEIHSDML; translated from the coding sequence ATGTATGCAGCTTGTATAGGCAACTTCGATGGCGTTCATCTCGGTCACAGGGCAATCATGCAAAGGACTGTGGATCTTGCCGAAGATCTCGGTTTGCAGAGTGTCGCGATTTCGATTGTTTATCCCTGGGGATACTACTTCCCGAATTTTCCCGGAATTATCTACCCGGTCACGCACCGCCTGGAGTTGATTCTGTCGTCTGGCATCGAGAAAGTAATGACTGCCAACATGTCGGAGATAAGGTATCTCGAGCCTGAAGACTACATTTCAAACCTGATAAAGCAGGGTGTGAGAGTCGTTGTCATCGGTAGCGATTTCACCTTCGGAAACGGCGCAAAAGGAAATGTGAGCCTCCTGAAGAAGCTCTCAGAAGAGAGAGATTTCAGGGTGGAGATAGTCCCCGATGCGATGCACGACAACAGAAGAATAAGCTCTAGCTGGATAAGAGAGGCTCTCGCCAAAGGCGATATCACCCTGGCCAACTCTCTCCTCGGGAAGAATTACACCATAAGGGGAATCGTTTACAAAGACAAACAGCTGGGTTCGAAAATCGGCTTCCCGACCGCAAACATTTACAGGGGCGATGAAAGACTCGTAACGCCAAAATCGGGAGTTTACATTGTCAGATCCCTGATAGATTCAAGAGATTACTTTGGCCTGCTGAATGTGGGGTTCAGACCGACTGTAAATACATCGGAGGAAGTCAAATACGAAGTCTACTTCTTCAACTATTCCGGAAACCTATACGAGAGAAAGCTCGAGCTGGAAGTCCTCGAATTCATTAGGCCGGAGCTTAAATTCGAGTCCCTAGACAAACTGATAGAACAGATCAGACATGATGAAAAAGTCTCAAGGCGCTGGCTTGAGATCCACTCAGATATGCTCTGA
- the rbfA gene encoding 30S ribosome-binding factor RbfA, whose product MASSYRKEMLESEILKVLTVALSSYTSEKESLGMASIVRVELTKDKRFATVYVSLMGPDDKKKKLVEKLNEDKGFFRTAIAKNIRLFKAPEIRFKEDTGIEASLRVAKLLEQIEKEKNNTENE is encoded by the coding sequence ATGGCAAGCAGTTACAGGAAAGAGATGTTGGAGTCTGAGATATTGAAGGTTCTCACGGTAGCTCTATCATCTTACACCAGCGAAAAAGAATCACTGGGCATGGCTTCCATTGTCAGGGTCGAGTTAACCAAAGACAAACGGTTCGCAACCGTGTACGTCAGTCTTATGGGCCCCGATGACAAGAAGAAGAAGCTCGTTGAGAAACTGAACGAAGACAAGGGGTTCTTTAGAACTGCCATTGCAAAGAACATCCGGCTTTTCAAGGCCCCCGAGATTCGTTTTAAGGAAGACACGGGAATTGAGGCAAGTTTGAGGGTGGCCAAACTGCTCGAACAGATCGAAAAGGAGAAGAACAACACGGAAAATGAATGA
- the truB gene encoding tRNA pseudouridine(55) synthase TruB, whose product MNDGIVLVDKPVGVTSHDVVNLLRRKLNTKKIGHAGTLDPFASGLLIAGVKKGTRVLEYFLDMDKTYKAELELGRITDTFDNTGKTVEEREVPAFSEDEIVSVLKSFEGEYLQVPPAYSAKKYNGERLYKLAREGKIINLPPRAVRVYSMTDISYSRERITFTAKVSKGTYIRSLAMDIGYKLGCGATTTNLRRVSQGRFSVDSAFQIDDVSQISIIPLEEAVDFLPGLLLSDSESINVLLGRQIYAGGVAGILGKFAKDEIIRIVGSDERLIAIARSERTSSFVKTLLTRGSVERVAKLVKVLGV is encoded by the coding sequence ATGAATGACGGAATCGTACTTGTTGACAAGCCAGTCGGTGTGACTTCTCACGATGTTGTCAACCTTCTTCGAAGAAAACTGAATACAAAGAAGATAGGCCATGCGGGAACACTCGACCCCTTTGCTAGCGGGCTTCTCATAGCTGGTGTGAAGAAGGGGACGAGAGTGCTTGAGTACTTTCTCGACATGGACAAGACATACAAGGCTGAGCTTGAACTGGGACGAATAACGGACACATTTGACAATACGGGAAAGACAGTTGAAGAGAGAGAAGTTCCTGCCTTTTCCGAGGATGAGATAGTTTCTGTCTTGAAGTCCTTTGAAGGGGAGTATCTCCAGGTGCCTCCCGCATACTCCGCCAAGAAGTACAACGGAGAAAGACTATACAAGCTTGCGCGGGAGGGGAAGATCATCAACCTTCCGCCAAGGGCGGTAAGAGTCTATTCAATGACAGATATAAGCTATTCGAGAGAAAGGATTACCTTTACTGCGAAAGTCTCAAAGGGTACCTACATAAGGTCGCTGGCAATGGACATAGGCTATAAGCTAGGCTGTGGAGCGACCACCACAAACCTACGGCGGGTCTCGCAAGGAAGGTTTTCAGTCGACAGCGCTTTTCAGATCGACGATGTCTCCCAGATCTCAATCATTCCGCTGGAGGAAGCGGTTGACTTTCTTCCCGGCTTGCTCCTCAGCGATTCCGAGAGCATCAACGTTCTACTTGGCCGACAGATCTACGCCGGCGGAGTTGCAGGTATTCTGGGCAAGTTTGCCAAAGACGAAATAATACGCATTGTTGGAAGCGACGAGCGACTTATCGCAATAGCGAGATCCGAACGCACCTCCTCATTCGTGAAGACCCTCCTGACGAGAGGCTCTGTCGAGAGAGTGGCAAAACTCGTGAAGGTTCTCGGTGTCTGA